A window of the Vespa velutina chromosome 7, iVesVel2.1, whole genome shotgun sequence genome harbors these coding sequences:
- the LOC124950415 gene encoding mucin-5AC isoform X1 translates to MNVLVNILLICVAVTVLPGHCERKESQDDAKARLPEFLSELDLASLEASEEDVEALKKIAKRLAPEKNGEYQVYQVFFGNEDLLKEWLKGAGVSGQPGVDFPTFTTIPATSFSCRGLKGGYYADLETNCQVFHICDNGRKISFLCPNGTIFQQSQLICDWWFKVDCSKSTELYEQSAEQLAEEERKRTEEKKMKSEFHRTVDHDELDYHQGQDNYDGRQNGRTNPFGQSARPNQIQDNTDGFKSQFKQSNVFDQTNGRSGNQFVQNSNSNGFQSNEQDLNENFNPKPKQGPTFNYRTINRQQNQLVDTQNGKYNQYNPSYEEKFQESTQDNQDQSNNSQDYYGSAGTQNVALRNERPIGRNTKTRTNYARNLNNLNSPTQKATPAYMETTTFRTTTSSPVKEYQQFAESAAFVSNRGNYYNNNAANRQYYYQSYNNQESTTRDSTTTTKEKTSSPVIRTRFSIPPFPGPTFAPIYKPRTTTVQSHETTLQYTTTTEKTLDSTDYYRQPYTTETSYGFGGVVETVATTNRPETEDYQTSTESISTAALNGNYHENSEIQAAYRTDLDTSNPDRETYSNYYRNNNEYNRNKMIEDDQETTSYTTTRSNVNTENYRDYTEDVGTTAASIDYSNDILDRQKSTGSETETKIDAKEATRNLPSYRANSINLSTEKPSRSTQQYSSTGKTLSPYDTSFTYKQGKVMSTLGPYIPFTKNYIHSSTSTPTTITTAKPPVYTATVPSFTSTVSNYRNSKNLISKSKQYFSSSSTNKLKGSSSSSYLPESRSTLRIGSALENRPANEREHVLDMLHSLQGLENDVNTSVNSRTSLSTASGPSTLHSLALYFATASENFASRESTESNTDRPEETVETSTEKRDESTVELPKSILTQQTVESYAELFKLNNALEINDTRIEDSNEFENSNDDLDLQQSEGPVNGANKTNGTKLRELAQVFTHALSAYLQDPDTFKKVLTDIRPTDPNWTTESDQSETTTSYPTTVTEEFPSVTKEKDEVLDFSEDVNGTRRRKPTSVYPSVYQAPSIAITSSTYKPYLSQRDYYGSTLPPVQAARRDFYTTGFPETYRRDVYNSTLSPARSISSVSQSTINTVRSFEDNGYQTTTWLPPKTQNSYYTTTIAPTENTLDQTTTSSLNDLSNNNDYYESSTLPADNNFAYVVNTAFNIGNDNRIPVSSVETSDHSGSSKDDYFPVEYKSGENQYDDTSNGTTNRSDPYGKHVKSLGITPIHKNYVPSSTPAYYLQYAQDSRLGNKSERFGTPHYFKPEDNNNDDGSRVAEVSNSIISSSTTSIPPKRISNNPFRIRYYDSRIPDESLVTARSSYQNFRTSQNRVEGNIKQTDKTTERSVTMTSISSSNIGLDPITTTVIDFDDSSHVTTVTRNASNNNPIQNNTASNVLSNDHWTSSPMVTQLWESTIFIDPKRINHGLEDDPSSKEITSNESFSTLKPTRSSTLDSLKNKIFNINTYDDATKSSITSEDISTPWQWTHNNDDSPTTFTLLPSVFTGENTATPTPIYTTRSSITTTITSSVTSTNTIPKDNALVSLLPYATTTSSASNTSDNEVVKAKRIFGKLNESSSDTLMKVMKQADTNETVRQLVLLLINHCNGPMNKTMEEEKEQLLNALLRMPVNRFSTEESREIVAGINKLTLPIGRRSSSRSNEPDSRMSSTTPRSSEPSITTFRSKQGRKFRTTTDNPSVFSRRSDDPDTEETIDSLSETSVSDNRALDLLRSLYSVAAKWG, encoded by the exons GTGTCGCAGTTACGGTTCTGCCTGGCCATTGCGAGAGAAAG GAGTCGCAGGACGATGCAAAAGCAAGATTACCGGAGTTCCTGTCGGAATTGGATCTGGCAAGTCTTGAGGCATCCGAGGAAGACGTCGAGGCATTGAAAAAGATTGCCAAGAGACTGGCACCAGAGAAGAATGGCGAGTACCAAGTCTATCAAG TCTTCTTTGGGAACGAGGATCTTCTTAAGGAGTGGCTCAAAGGAGCGG GTGTATCTGGACAACCGGGCGTTGACTTTCCAACCTTCACGACGATCCCAGCAACTTCCTTCAGTTGTCGCGGATTGAAAGGTGGTTACTATGCTGATTTGGAAACGAATTGTCAA GTCTTTCACATCTGTGACAATGGACGTAAGATATCGTTTCTTTGCCCGAACGGTACCATCTTCCAACAATCCCAATTGATTTGCGATTGGTGGTTCAAAGTCGATTGCAGTAAGTCGACGGAACTTTATGAGCAGAGTGCCGAACAGCTAgccgaggaagagagaaaacgtacggaggaaaagaaaatgaaatccgAGTTCCATCGTACCGTCGATCACGACGAACTCGATTATCATCAAGGTCAGGACAACTACGATGGCAGACAAAATGGTAGAACGAATCCGTTTGGTCAATCCGCGAGACCCAATCAAATTCAAGACAACACCGATGGTTTTAAATCTCAATTCAAACAGAGTAACGTTTTCGATCAAACAAATGGAAGATCCGGCAATCAATTTGTACAGAACTCCAATTCTAATGGTTTTCAAAGTAACGAACAAGATCTGAACGAGAATTTCAATCCAAAACCCAAACAAGGACCAACCTTTAATTATCGAACGATAAATAGACAACAAAATCAACTGGTAGATACTCAAAATGGTAAATACAATCAATATAATCCAAGCTACGAGGAGAAGTTTCAAGAGAGTACTCAAGACAATCAAGATCAGTCTAACAATTCCCAAGATTATTATGGATCAGCTGGTACACAAAACGTAGCTCTACGTAACGAGAGACCTATCGGTAGGAATACGAAAACGAGAACGAATTATGctcgaaatttaaataatttgaattcgCCAACTCAAAAGGCTACGCCAGCATACATGGAAACGACGACATTTAGGACGACTACTTCGAGTCCTGTAAAAGAATATCAACAGTTTGCCGAAAGTGCAGCTTTCGTATCTAATCgtggtaattattataacaacaatGCCGCCAAtcgtcaatattattatcaatcttATAACAATCAAGAATCAACGACGAGAGAttcaacaacaacgacaaaagaaaaaactagtTCGCCTGTGATCAGGACTAGATTTAGTATACCACCATTCCCTGGTCCAACGTTCGCGCCAATTTACAAACCACGAACTACCACCGTACAGAGTCACGAGACAACATTACAATATACTACAACAACCGAAAAGACTTTGGATAGTACGGATTACTATAGACAGCCTTATACAACGGAAACATCGTATGGTTTTGGTGGTGTCGTTGAAACCGTTGCCACAACTAATCGCCCAGAAACTGAGGATTATCAGACCAGTACGGAATCCATTTCCACGGCAGCGTTAAATGGAAATTATCATGAAAACTCGGAAATACAAGCGGCTTATCGTACCGACCTGGATACGAGTAATCCCGATCGAGAAACGtattcgaattattatcgaaataataatgaatacaaTAGGAATAAGATGATTGAGGACGATCAAGAGACGACGAGTTATACCACTACGAGATCTAACGTTAATACAGaaaattatcgtgattataccGAAGACGTAGGAACGACGGCAGCTTCTATCGATTATTCAAACGACATTCTCGATAGACAAAAGTCGACGGGTTCGGAGACAGAGACGAAGATTGACGCTAAGGAAGCTACGAGAAATTTACCGAGTTACCGTGCTAACTCGATAAACCTGTCGACGGAAAAACCATCGAGAAGTACTCAGCAGTATTCGTCAACCGGAAAGACCTTGAGTCCTTACGACACCAGTTTTACGTACAAACAGGGCAAAGTAATGTCAACGTTAGGTCCTTACATACCGTTCACGAAGAATTACATTCATTCGAGTACTTCGACCCCTACAACAATTACGACCGCTAAACCACCGGTATATACAGCCACAGTACCTAGCTTTACTTCTACCGTATCTAATTATCGCAATTCTAAAAACCTGATATCAAAGTCGAAACAATATTTCTCTTCGTCATCgactaataaattaaaaggtAGTAGTAGTTCGAGTTATCTACCAGAATCACGAAGCACTTTAAGAATTGGCTCGGCTTTAGAGAACAGACCCGCCAACGAGAGAGAACACGTACTCGATATGTTACATTCTCTTCAAGGTTTAGAAAACGACGTAAACACGTCCGTTAATTCTCGTACGAGTTTATCGACAGCCTCCGGACCATCCACTTTACATTCACTCGCTCTTTACTTTGCCACTGCCAGCGAAAACTTTGCGTCGAGAGAATCGACAGAGTCAAATACCGATCGTCCAGAAGAAACTGTGGAAACGTCGACGGAGAAAAGGGATGAGTCCACGGTGGAACTACCAAAGAGTATACTTACCCAACAGACGGTCGAATCCTATGCtgaattatttaaacttaACAACGCTCTTGAGATCAACGATACGAGGATAGAGGATTCCAACGAGTTTGAGAATTCCAATGACGATTTGGATCTTCAGCAGAGCGAGGGTCCAGTAAACGGAGCAAATAAAACGAATGGAACGAAGCTTCGTGAGCTTGCACAAGTATTCACACATGCTTTATCCGCCTACTTGCAAGATCCCGACACGTTCAAGAAGGTACTCACTGATATAAGGCCAACCGATCCAAACTGGACTACCGAAAGCGATCAGAGTGAAACCACTACTTCTTATCCGACCACAGTAACCGAAGAATTTCCATCGGTTACCAAGGAGAAAGACGAGGTATTGGATTTCTCGGAGGATGTGAATGGAACGAGAAGACGAAAGCCAACAAGCGTGTATCCGAGCGTCTATCAAGCACCTTCCATCGCGATTACGAGTAGCACCTATAAGCCTTATTTGTCTCAACGTGACTATTACGGTTCAACCTTGCCACCTGTTCAGGCTGCACGTCGTGACTTTTACACGACTGGATTCCCTGAAACATATCGTCGCGATGTTTATAACTCGACTTTGTCGCCTGCTAGATCGATCAGCAGTGTTTCTCAATCGACCATTAATACAGTTCGATCTTTCGAAGACAATGGTTATCAAACGACAACATGGTTACCTCCTAAAACGCAAAACAGTTATTACACGACAACGATAGCTCCTACGGAGAATACGTTAGATCAAACTACAACTTCCTCCTTGAACGATCTatccaataataatgattattatgaatctTCGACCTTGCCGGCTGACAACAACTTTGCCTACGTAGTAAACACTGCGTTCAATATCGGCAATGATAATCGTATACCAGTCAGTAGTGTCGAAACAAGCGACCATAGCGGATCGTCTAAAGACGATTATTTCCCAGTGGAATATAAATCCGGAGAAAATCAATATGATGATACTTCTAATGGAACCACTAACAGATCAGATCCTTATGGCAAACATGTGAAATCCCTTGGTATTACGCCGATACATAAGAATTATGTACCTTCCTCGACGCCAGCTTATTATCTACAATATGCACAAGATTCGCGTTTAGGAAACAAATCAGAGAGATTTGGTACGCCTCATTATTTCAAGCCAGaagataacaataacgacGATGGATCACGGGTTGCCGAAGTATCGAACAGTATAATATCCAGCTCTACTACGTCGATACCGCCAAAAAGGATCAGCAATAATCCATTCAGAATACGTTATTACGATTCGAGAATCCCGGACGAATCTCTTGTAACAGCTCGTAGTTCCTATCAGAATTTTAGAACTAGTCAGAATCGTGTCGAGGGTAACATCAAGCAAACGGATAAAACGACGGAGAGGTCAGTGACGATGACATCGATATCGTCATCGAACATTGGACTAGATCCGATAACGACTACGGTGATAGACTTTGATGACTCTTCTCACGTTACTACAGTCACTCGAAATGCTTCGAACAATAATCCGATTCAAAACAATACGGCTTCGAATGTATTGAGCAACGATCATTGGACGTCCTCGCCTATGGTAACTCAACTCTGGGAAAGTACTATTTTCATCGATCCTAAACGTATAAATCATGGTTTAGAGGATGATCCTTCCTCGAAGGAAATTACTTCGAACGAATCATTTTCAACTTTGAAACCAACACGTAGTAGTACATTGGATTCCCTTAAGAACAAGATTTTTAACATAAATACCTATGATGATGCTACGAAATCATCGATTACGAGCGAGGATATATCAACGCCTTGGCAATGGACACATAACAACGATGATTCACCTACTACGTTTACTTTATTACCAAGTGTGTTCACAGGTGAGAACACGGCTACCCCTACACCGATTTATACTACACGTTCCAgtataacaacaacaataacgtcTTCTGTAACATCGACCAACACCATACCCAAAGACAATGCTTTGGTTTCCTTGTTACCATACGCTACTACAACTTCAAGTGCTTCGAACACGAGTGACAATGAGGTTGTCAAGGCTAAGAGGATCTTTGGCAAACTTAACGAGAGCAGTTCGGATACCTTGATGAAGGTGATGAAACAAGCTGACACCAATGAAACCGTTAGACAATTAGTCCTATTGTTGATTAATCATTGCAACGGGCCAATGAACAAAACcatggaggaagagaaggaacaaTTGTTAAATGCACTTTTAAGGATGCCAGTTAACAGATTCTCCACAGAGGAGTCACGTGAAATAGTAGCTGGTATCAACAAATTGACATTACCGATCGGTAGACGATCATCTTCGAGATCGAACGAACCTGATTCTAGGATGTCATCGACGACACCTAGATCTTCCGAACCTTCGATCACGACATTCCGTAGTAAACAAGGTAGAAAATTTCGTACAACCACGGATAATCCGTCAGTTTTCTCAAGAAGATCGGACGATCCTGATACGGAAGAAACGATTGACTCGTTATCGGAAACATCAGTGTCCGATAACAGAGCATTAGATCTTTTACGATCTCTTTATTCGGTCGCTGCTAAATGGGGTTGA
- the LOC124950415 gene encoding mucin-5AC isoform X2, producing the protein MNVLVNILLICVAVTVLPGHCERKESQDDAKARLPEFLSELDLASLEASEEDVEALKKIAKRLAPEKNGVSGQPGVDFPTFTTIPATSFSCRGLKGGYYADLETNCQVFHICDNGRKISFLCPNGTIFQQSQLICDWWFKVDCSKSTELYEQSAEQLAEEERKRTEEKKMKSEFHRTVDHDELDYHQGQDNYDGRQNGRTNPFGQSARPNQIQDNTDGFKSQFKQSNVFDQTNGRSGNQFVQNSNSNGFQSNEQDLNENFNPKPKQGPTFNYRTINRQQNQLVDTQNGKYNQYNPSYEEKFQESTQDNQDQSNNSQDYYGSAGTQNVALRNERPIGRNTKTRTNYARNLNNLNSPTQKATPAYMETTTFRTTTSSPVKEYQQFAESAAFVSNRGNYYNNNAANRQYYYQSYNNQESTTRDSTTTTKEKTSSPVIRTRFSIPPFPGPTFAPIYKPRTTTVQSHETTLQYTTTTEKTLDSTDYYRQPYTTETSYGFGGVVETVATTNRPETEDYQTSTESISTAALNGNYHENSEIQAAYRTDLDTSNPDRETYSNYYRNNNEYNRNKMIEDDQETTSYTTTRSNVNTENYRDYTEDVGTTAASIDYSNDILDRQKSTGSETETKIDAKEATRNLPSYRANSINLSTEKPSRSTQQYSSTGKTLSPYDTSFTYKQGKVMSTLGPYIPFTKNYIHSSTSTPTTITTAKPPVYTATVPSFTSTVSNYRNSKNLISKSKQYFSSSSTNKLKGSSSSSYLPESRSTLRIGSALENRPANEREHVLDMLHSLQGLENDVNTSVNSRTSLSTASGPSTLHSLALYFATASENFASRESTESNTDRPEETVETSTEKRDESTVELPKSILTQQTVESYAELFKLNNALEINDTRIEDSNEFENSNDDLDLQQSEGPVNGANKTNGTKLRELAQVFTHALSAYLQDPDTFKKVLTDIRPTDPNWTTESDQSETTTSYPTTVTEEFPSVTKEKDEVLDFSEDVNGTRRRKPTSVYPSVYQAPSIAITSSTYKPYLSQRDYYGSTLPPVQAARRDFYTTGFPETYRRDVYNSTLSPARSISSVSQSTINTVRSFEDNGYQTTTWLPPKTQNSYYTTTIAPTENTLDQTTTSSLNDLSNNNDYYESSTLPADNNFAYVVNTAFNIGNDNRIPVSSVETSDHSGSSKDDYFPVEYKSGENQYDDTSNGTTNRSDPYGKHVKSLGITPIHKNYVPSSTPAYYLQYAQDSRLGNKSERFGTPHYFKPEDNNNDDGSRVAEVSNSIISSSTTSIPPKRISNNPFRIRYYDSRIPDESLVTARSSYQNFRTSQNRVEGNIKQTDKTTERSVTMTSISSSNIGLDPITTTVIDFDDSSHVTTVTRNASNNNPIQNNTASNVLSNDHWTSSPMVTQLWESTIFIDPKRINHGLEDDPSSKEITSNESFSTLKPTRSSTLDSLKNKIFNINTYDDATKSSITSEDISTPWQWTHNNDDSPTTFTLLPSVFTGENTATPTPIYTTRSSITTTITSSVTSTNTIPKDNALVSLLPYATTTSSASNTSDNEVVKAKRIFGKLNESSSDTLMKVMKQADTNETVRQLVLLLINHCNGPMNKTMEEEKEQLLNALLRMPVNRFSTEESREIVAGINKLTLPIGRRSSSRSNEPDSRMSSTTPRSSEPSITTFRSKQGRKFRTTTDNPSVFSRRSDDPDTEETIDSLSETSVSDNRALDLLRSLYSVAAKWG; encoded by the exons GTGTCGCAGTTACGGTTCTGCCTGGCCATTGCGAGAGAAAG GAGTCGCAGGACGATGCAAAAGCAAGATTACCGGAGTTCCTGTCGGAATTGGATCTGGCAAGTCTTGAGGCATCCGAGGAAGACGTCGAGGCATTGAAAAAGATTGCCAAGAGACTGGCACCAGAGAAGAATG GTGTATCTGGACAACCGGGCGTTGACTTTCCAACCTTCACGACGATCCCAGCAACTTCCTTCAGTTGTCGCGGATTGAAAGGTGGTTACTATGCTGATTTGGAAACGAATTGTCAA GTCTTTCACATCTGTGACAATGGACGTAAGATATCGTTTCTTTGCCCGAACGGTACCATCTTCCAACAATCCCAATTGATTTGCGATTGGTGGTTCAAAGTCGATTGCAGTAAGTCGACGGAACTTTATGAGCAGAGTGCCGAACAGCTAgccgaggaagagagaaaacgtacggaggaaaagaaaatgaaatccgAGTTCCATCGTACCGTCGATCACGACGAACTCGATTATCATCAAGGTCAGGACAACTACGATGGCAGACAAAATGGTAGAACGAATCCGTTTGGTCAATCCGCGAGACCCAATCAAATTCAAGACAACACCGATGGTTTTAAATCTCAATTCAAACAGAGTAACGTTTTCGATCAAACAAATGGAAGATCCGGCAATCAATTTGTACAGAACTCCAATTCTAATGGTTTTCAAAGTAACGAACAAGATCTGAACGAGAATTTCAATCCAAAACCCAAACAAGGACCAACCTTTAATTATCGAACGATAAATAGACAACAAAATCAACTGGTAGATACTCAAAATGGTAAATACAATCAATATAATCCAAGCTACGAGGAGAAGTTTCAAGAGAGTACTCAAGACAATCAAGATCAGTCTAACAATTCCCAAGATTATTATGGATCAGCTGGTACACAAAACGTAGCTCTACGTAACGAGAGACCTATCGGTAGGAATACGAAAACGAGAACGAATTATGctcgaaatttaaataatttgaattcgCCAACTCAAAAGGCTACGCCAGCATACATGGAAACGACGACATTTAGGACGACTACTTCGAGTCCTGTAAAAGAATATCAACAGTTTGCCGAAAGTGCAGCTTTCGTATCTAATCgtggtaattattataacaacaatGCCGCCAAtcgtcaatattattatcaatcttATAACAATCAAGAATCAACGACGAGAGAttcaacaacaacgacaaaagaaaaaactagtTCGCCTGTGATCAGGACTAGATTTAGTATACCACCATTCCCTGGTCCAACGTTCGCGCCAATTTACAAACCACGAACTACCACCGTACAGAGTCACGAGACAACATTACAATATACTACAACAACCGAAAAGACTTTGGATAGTACGGATTACTATAGACAGCCTTATACAACGGAAACATCGTATGGTTTTGGTGGTGTCGTTGAAACCGTTGCCACAACTAATCGCCCAGAAACTGAGGATTATCAGACCAGTACGGAATCCATTTCCACGGCAGCGTTAAATGGAAATTATCATGAAAACTCGGAAATACAAGCGGCTTATCGTACCGACCTGGATACGAGTAATCCCGATCGAGAAACGtattcgaattattatcgaaataataatgaatacaaTAGGAATAAGATGATTGAGGACGATCAAGAGACGACGAGTTATACCACTACGAGATCTAACGTTAATACAGaaaattatcgtgattataccGAAGACGTAGGAACGACGGCAGCTTCTATCGATTATTCAAACGACATTCTCGATAGACAAAAGTCGACGGGTTCGGAGACAGAGACGAAGATTGACGCTAAGGAAGCTACGAGAAATTTACCGAGTTACCGTGCTAACTCGATAAACCTGTCGACGGAAAAACCATCGAGAAGTACTCAGCAGTATTCGTCAACCGGAAAGACCTTGAGTCCTTACGACACCAGTTTTACGTACAAACAGGGCAAAGTAATGTCAACGTTAGGTCCTTACATACCGTTCACGAAGAATTACATTCATTCGAGTACTTCGACCCCTACAACAATTACGACCGCTAAACCACCGGTATATACAGCCACAGTACCTAGCTTTACTTCTACCGTATCTAATTATCGCAATTCTAAAAACCTGATATCAAAGTCGAAACAATATTTCTCTTCGTCATCgactaataaattaaaaggtAGTAGTAGTTCGAGTTATCTACCAGAATCACGAAGCACTTTAAGAATTGGCTCGGCTTTAGAGAACAGACCCGCCAACGAGAGAGAACACGTACTCGATATGTTACATTCTCTTCAAGGTTTAGAAAACGACGTAAACACGTCCGTTAATTCTCGTACGAGTTTATCGACAGCCTCCGGACCATCCACTTTACATTCACTCGCTCTTTACTTTGCCACTGCCAGCGAAAACTTTGCGTCGAGAGAATCGACAGAGTCAAATACCGATCGTCCAGAAGAAACTGTGGAAACGTCGACGGAGAAAAGGGATGAGTCCACGGTGGAACTACCAAAGAGTATACTTACCCAACAGACGGTCGAATCCTATGCtgaattatttaaacttaACAACGCTCTTGAGATCAACGATACGAGGATAGAGGATTCCAACGAGTTTGAGAATTCCAATGACGATTTGGATCTTCAGCAGAGCGAGGGTCCAGTAAACGGAGCAAATAAAACGAATGGAACGAAGCTTCGTGAGCTTGCACAAGTATTCACACATGCTTTATCCGCCTACTTGCAAGATCCCGACACGTTCAAGAAGGTACTCACTGATATAAGGCCAACCGATCCAAACTGGACTACCGAAAGCGATCAGAGTGAAACCACTACTTCTTATCCGACCACAGTAACCGAAGAATTTCCATCGGTTACCAAGGAGAAAGACGAGGTATTGGATTTCTCGGAGGATGTGAATGGAACGAGAAGACGAAAGCCAACAAGCGTGTATCCGAGCGTCTATCAAGCACCTTCCATCGCGATTACGAGTAGCACCTATAAGCCTTATTTGTCTCAACGTGACTATTACGGTTCAACCTTGCCACCTGTTCAGGCTGCACGTCGTGACTTTTACACGACTGGATTCCCTGAAACATATCGTCGCGATGTTTATAACTCGACTTTGTCGCCTGCTAGATCGATCAGCAGTGTTTCTCAATCGACCATTAATACAGTTCGATCTTTCGAAGACAATGGTTATCAAACGACAACATGGTTACCTCCTAAAACGCAAAACAGTTATTACACGACAACGATAGCTCCTACGGAGAATACGTTAGATCAAACTACAACTTCCTCCTTGAACGATCTatccaataataatgattattatgaatctTCGACCTTGCCGGCTGACAACAACTTTGCCTACGTAGTAAACACTGCGTTCAATATCGGCAATGATAATCGTATACCAGTCAGTAGTGTCGAAACAAGCGACCATAGCGGATCGTCTAAAGACGATTATTTCCCAGTGGAATATAAATCCGGAGAAAATCAATATGATGATACTTCTAATGGAACCACTAACAGATCAGATCCTTATGGCAAACATGTGAAATCCCTTGGTATTACGCCGATACATAAGAATTATGTACCTTCCTCGACGCCAGCTTATTATCTACAATATGCACAAGATTCGCGTTTAGGAAACAAATCAGAGAGATTTGGTACGCCTCATTATTTCAAGCCAGaagataacaataacgacGATGGATCACGGGTTGCCGAAGTATCGAACAGTATAATATCCAGCTCTACTACGTCGATACCGCCAAAAAGGATCAGCAATAATCCATTCAGAATACGTTATTACGATTCGAGAATCCCGGACGAATCTCTTGTAACAGCTCGTAGTTCCTATCAGAATTTTAGAACTAGTCAGAATCGTGTCGAGGGTAACATCAAGCAAACGGATAAAACGACGGAGAGGTCAGTGACGATGACATCGATATCGTCATCGAACATTGGACTAGATCCGATAACGACTACGGTGATAGACTTTGATGACTCTTCTCACGTTACTACAGTCACTCGAAATGCTTCGAACAATAATCCGATTCAAAACAATACGGCTTCGAATGTATTGAGCAACGATCATTGGACGTCCTCGCCTATGGTAACTCAACTCTGGGAAAGTACTATTTTCATCGATCCTAAACGTATAAATCATGGTTTAGAGGATGATCCTTCCTCGAAGGAAATTACTTCGAACGAATCATTTTCAACTTTGAAACCAACACGTAGTAGTACATTGGATTCCCTTAAGAACAAGATTTTTAACATAAATACCTATGATGATGCTACGAAATCATCGATTACGAGCGAGGATATATCAACGCCTTGGCAATGGACACATAACAACGATGATTCACCTACTACGTTTACTTTATTACCAAGTGTGTTCACAGGTGAGAACACGGCTACCCCTACACCGATTTATACTACACGTTCCAgtataacaacaacaataacgtcTTCTGTAACATCGACCAACACCATACCCAAAGACAATGCTTTGGTTTCCTTGTTACCATACGCTACTACAACTTCAAGTGCTTCGAACACGAGTGACAATGAGGTTGTCAAGGCTAAGAGGATCTTTGGCAAACTTAACGAGAGCAGTTCGGATACCTTGATGAAGGTGATGAAACAAGCTGACACCAATGAAACCGTTAGACAATTAGTCCTATTGTTGATTAATCATTGCAACGGGCCAATGAACAAAACcatggaggaagagaaggaacaaTTGTTAAATGCACTTTTAAGGATGCCAGTTAACAGATTCTCCACAGAGGAGTCACGTGAAATAGTAGCTGGTATCAACAAATTGACATTACCGATCGGTAGACGATCATCTTCGAGATCGAACGAACCTGATTCTAGGATGTCATCGACGACACCTAGATCTTCCGAACCTTCGATCACGACATTCCGTAGTAAACAAGGTAGAAAATTTCGTACAACCACGGATAATCCGTCAGTTTTCTCAAGAAGATCGGACGATCCTGATACGGAAGAAACGATTGACTCGTTATCGGAAACATCAGTGTCCGATAACAGAGCATTAGATCTTTTACGATCTCTTTATTCGGTCGCTGCTAAATGGGGTTGA